The genomic stretch GATCTCTTTGATTGTGCGAACGACAAGCTCAGTTTTAGCATTCATAGTGCAGCGCAAATTCAGTGGTTGCAGCAACATCCCAACCCTGCGCAGTTTGATGTTTTCCTAAAAATGAATACCGGTATGAATCGTCTCGGCTTTAAACCCGAACAATATCGTGCCGCTTGGCAACAACTCAACGACTGTGCCGCAGTCAAATCGATTACCCATATGATGCATTTTTCCGATGCCGACAGTGATCGTTTTGGAAAAAATGGCATTGATGAGCAACTTGAACTGTTTAATCGCAGCATTGAAGATTTACCGGGCAAACGTACTTTAAGTAATAGTGCTGCCATCTTAAGGCATGCTCAGCAAGTCGATTCAGATCATGTGCGTGCTGGGATTTTACTTTATGGCAGTTCTCCCGATTATCCAACGCATAGTATTGTCGATTGGGACTTACAGCCAAGCATGAGTTTGCGCAGTGAAATCATTGCCATCCAAGATTTAACCGCAGATGAAACCATTGGTTATGGTTCACTGTTCCGTGCTGAAAAAAACATGCGAATTGGTATCGTCGCCTGTGGTTATGCCGATGGTTATCAACGAATTACCGCAACAGGCACCCCAGTTTTGGTCAATGGGACACCAACCCAGACCCTTGGCCGAGTCAGTATGGACATGCTGGCAGTCGATTTAACTCATATTACAAATGCTGATATTGGCAGTGAAGTGGTGTTGTGGGGTAAATCAAGTTGTCAGCAAGTTTTAGCCATTGATGACGTCGCAGCTGGTTCAGGTACTGTCGGTTATGAACTCATGTGCGGCATTACCAATCGAGTTAATTTTAAAATAGAAACTTAAGGAGCTTTAAAATGAGTCATGCAGATATCAAAAAACTAAACCGTAACGACGTGATGAGCGGTGTTACCATTTTTAATCAAGTGGTGTATTTATCAGGTCAAGTACCAACAGATACTGATTTGGGTATTGAAGGTCAAACCGCTGAAGTACTCGCAAAAATTGATCAGTTATTGGCATTGGCGAATACTGATAAATCAAGAATGCTATCCGCGCAGCTCTATGTTAAAAACTTAGATGATTTTAATACTGTCAATGCGATTTGGATTGATTGGGTAAAAGGCGTTGAAGCACCATCACGCGCAACTATTCAAGCTGATTTGGTTAACCCAAAATGGTTAATTGAAATTGCAGTAACTGCAGCACAAAACGTTTAAACCAAAGCCTACTGTTAATAAATCAAAACCCAATCTTTGATAAAAGGTTGGGTTTTTTAATATGGGGTGGCTTGGTTTTAATCAACACACTGATAAAGCTGAGTAGCTATTTCAGCACTGTTTTCTATTAGTTAAACCCGCATTTCATTACGACGAATCGAATAAAACCCCACCAATCCCAATACAGGCCCAATCAGTAAAATCCAAGCAGCATCTAGCCCAATAAAATCAAATGCATAACTGGTCAGGGTGATCGAAACAATGGTGATGGCAAAGCCAATCGCATTTTGAATCGCCAAGGCTGCACCAAGTTTTTCCGGTGGACATGCCTGCGCCGAAAGCGCGGAAAACTGTGGAGAATCGGCGATGACAGCTATTGCCCACACCAATAAAATAATCAGCAATCCCCACGCGGGTAAAAACCGCCAACCGACCACAAAAGCCAAACAACTCAGTCCCGAAATCCACAAGGCACCAAGCGCAGCTTGCGCACTACCCCGCTGTTTGGCAACATAGCCGCCCAATAGACAGCCGATTGCACCAGCTGCAATGACCGCAAAGCTGAGTAATGCGACGTTAGGTATGCCTAATTTTTCAGGAATACCTGAGTGTTGAATAAATAACGGCAGCATCGCCCAAAAAGCATATAACTCCCACATGTGCCCGAAGTAACCCACTGCAGCTGCTCGAAATTTTGCGATTTTAAAAACCTGAAAGGCACCTGATTTTGTCAAAACTGCTTGCTGAGCTCTTAGGCTTTGAGCTTGCGGTTTTGCGGTATGAGAATGCT from Acinetobacter pullicarnis encodes the following:
- the alr gene encoding alanine racemase, whose amino-acid sequence is MPRPIQAIIHHDALRHNLAVVRKIVPDSQVFAVVKANAYGHGIERVFPALNCSDGFALLDLDEAKRLRALGWQGPIILLEGIFSAQDLFDCANDKLSFSIHSAAQIQWLQQHPNPAQFDVFLKMNTGMNRLGFKPEQYRAAWQQLNDCAAVKSITHMMHFSDADSDRFGKNGIDEQLELFNRSIEDLPGKRTLSNSAAILRHAQQVDSDHVRAGILLYGSSPDYPTHSIVDWDLQPSMSLRSEIIAIQDLTADETIGYGSLFRAEKNMRIGIVACGYADGYQRITATGTPVLVNGTPTQTLGRVSMDMLAVDLTHITNADIGSEVVLWGKSSCQQVLAIDDVAAGSGTVGYELMCGITNRVNFKIET
- a CDS encoding RidA family protein; the protein is MSHADIKKLNRNDVMSGVTIFNQVVYLSGQVPTDTDLGIEGQTAEVLAKIDQLLALANTDKSRMLSAQLYVKNLDDFNTVNAIWIDWVKGVEAPSRATIQADLVNPKWLIEIAVTAAQNV
- a CDS encoding MFS transporter, with the translated sequence MQPKTTQLNMPNNRVFARYAIAIVAFAQLFGTSLWFSANSAALDLIREWGITAADIGWLTNAVQAGFILGTFLIAATGLADRFKASSIFVCAAILGAVFNFCFAWLATGLSEAMLYRFFVGMSLAGIYPIGMKLVIQWAPDQAGQALARLVAMLTLGTALPFALNGLFTALAWQAVMSCSSVLALIAAGLIYRLGDAKHSHTAKPQAQSLRAQQAVLTKSGAFQVFKIAKFRAAAVGYFGHMWELYAFWAMLPLFIQHSGIPEKLGIPNVALLSFAVIAAGAIGCLLGGYVAKQRGSAQAALGALWISGLSCLAFVVGWRFLPAWGLLIILLVWAIAVIADSPQFSALSAQACPPEKLGAALAIQNAIGFAITIVSITLTSYAFDFIGLDAAWILLIGPVLGLVGFYSIRRNEMRV